The DNA segment TTGATCTGCTGGGCGAGGCGGCTTTGTTTGAAATCCTGCTTGAAGGGCAGGTGTTTGACGTCGTCCGGGCGCGCGAGATCGGCTTTATCGCCCGCCATGTTGCACTTGAAGTGTTTGACGAGGAAGTTGCCAAGACCGGCAAACGCATTGCCGGTGGCGCGCCGCTGACGCAGCGAGCGCACAAAAGCATGCTGAACCGCCTGCGTCAGGGCGGCTCAATTGATATGCATGAATTTGATGAAGGCTACCGCGCCTTTGAAAGTGCCGATTTCAAGGAAGGCTACACCGCGTTTCTCGAAAAACGCAAACCGGTCTTCACCGGGAAATAGGCATAGAGTGCTTTGACCGTCGGTCTGTTAAAGTCCCAAATCCGGTGTCAACGGCACGTCGGTGATGCCGTAATCCATGCCCATCTTGTGCAATTCGCTGGTGATTTGGGAACGGTGATGGGTTTGGTGATTGAAAAATTGCACCAAAAATAGCGGGCGGGGCAGGTTGCGCGTGATGCCGTCGACACCGGTGAATTCCCGATATCCATCCTGCCAGTCACGATCGTCCGCGGCGACAAACGCCTCGATCTCGGCATCAAGGTTGCGGCGGATTTGGCGCAACTCATCAAAATCATCGGCGACCTGCGTGTGGGCATCATAGACCGGGGCGTTTCCGGTTTTCATGATGCTGAGAATACGACGGTCGATATGCACCAGATGATTAAGGGTGGCATTGATCGACTTAAAGAACATGCTGCGATCACGACGGCGTTCTTCGTCGCCAATCTGATCGCAAAGATCATAAAGCACACTGTTCTGCCACGTGTTGTATTTGGCCATTACGCAGCCATAATCGTCAAATGTCATTCGGGCCATTGAGGATATCCTGAAATGAGTGGTGGCGGGGGCGGTGTGATCAGCAACTTGATCAGGTGGGGGATTCTGTCTGTTTGGCGTCGGCCATAAAATGGACCATCAGATTGGCAAAAATCGCAAAGCCCAGCATCGATACGGTCAGTGGCAACAATGTGTTGTCATGAAAATGACCGATGACGATGCCTGCAACCGCGCCGGTGGCGAACTGGATCGTCCCCAAAAGGGCCGTCGCCGTACCGCCGATATACGGGAAGTATTGCATGAAGGACGCCGTGGCATTCGGGGCCGTCAGACCGATCAGTCCGACCGAGAACATGATGAACGGCACCACCGTCCACAAGCTTGGCTCAAAGACATTTGTCGCAATGAACAAGCCGATGGTCGCGACAAGTTGAATGCCGGTACCGATTTTTAGAATCTGATGGCATTCGAGGCGTTTGAGCAACGGATTGTTGAGCCGGTTACAGATGATAATCACCGCAACATTGGCCCCGAACAGATAGGGGAAGTATGCCTGCGGCACGCCAAAGAAATCGATATACATAAACGGGCTGTCGGTGACGAAACTGAACATCACCGCACTGGCCCCGGCATGGGTCAGCATAAAGCCAACCGCCTTGCGCGTGCGCAGGACTTCCAGATAGGTCCACCAAACCCGGCGTACCGGGCCGGGATGGCGTCGGCGCATCAAGCTTGTTTCGGGCAGTTTCAGGTAAACGATGGCAAGCATCAGGCTGCCATAGACAATCAGCAGCACGAAGATCGATTGCCATGTTGACCAGGCCAGCAGTAACGAGCCGATGGTTGGTGCGACAAGCGGTGCAATCATCATGATCACCGCAATCAGCGCAAACATGCGCGCGGCTTCCTTGCCTTCAAACAGATCGCGCACCGACGCACCGACAATCACAATCGAAAATCCGCCGCCAATCGCCTGGAAAAAGCGCATGACATTCAGCGAAAAGGCGCTGTCGACGGTGGTGATAATCGCGCTGGTGACGATATAGATTACCAACCCGACCAAGGCGATGGGCCGTCGACCAATCCGGTCAGACAAAGGTCCGCCGATCAGTTGTCCCAAGGCAAATCCGATCAAGAAGGTACTGACGGAAACTTCAACAGCATGGGTGGCCTCGCCAAAGTCGCGCGCCATTGCCGGGATCGCCGGCAGATAGGTATCAATGGCAAATGGTGCCGTCGCAACCAGTGCGGCAAGCAAGATGGCAAGCTTTTTCGGGTCAAGCGATGCGCTGGGCAGGGGCGTGGACATGCGCAATCAATTCCGTTCAGTGTTTGGCGGCGGGTCAGATTCCCCGGGCAGAGGGAACGCGTTGCGCGGAGTATGCAAGCACGCGCAGGTAAGCAAAGTGACCAAGGCGCAGCAATGTGGGGCGTCGGGTGTGATAATCCCGAGCCCTGTATTATCCATAATATTCAGGCTTCTGCCAGCGGTTGCTTGGATTGCTTCCTAGCTTATTGGCAGATCGGGCGTGTAGGGCACGTCCGTGTTGCCGTAATCAAGGCCCATCTTGTGCAGTTCGCTTGTGATCTGGGAACGATGATGGGTTTGATGATTGAACAGTTGCACCAGAAACAGCTGTCGGGGGAGTTTGCGGGTGACGCCATCGGGGAAGGGCAGTTCGCGGATTTCATCCTGCCAACTGTGATCGGTGCCTTCGACGAATTCGGTTATGTCGGCATCGACTTCGGCCCGCATGGCCTTGAGCGTTTCGAAATCGTCGGCAACGATGGTGGTCGGCTCGAACGGACCGGCTTCACCGGTGCGCAGGACGGTCAGAATGCGCAGATCAACATACAGGATGTGGTTTAGGGTATTGTGGATACAGCTAAAGAACATATTGCGATCCAACCGCCGTTCGACATCGCCAATCTGATCGCAGAGGTCAAACAGCACGCCGTTCTGCCAGCTGTTATAGGTCGCCATGCAGCGGCCATAGTCGTTGAAATTCATCTTGGACATTTTGAAACCGCTCCTTCCAGAGGCGCAAACAGGCCTAGTTTTTCTTGGTTGTCATGGGTTTAACCAATACTACCGCATGTCGCGGGCCGTGGCACTGAAATACATCAAGGGCGGCATCCGATTGAATGCCGCCCTTGCTTTTTGTGTGTTTGCGATCAAACCCGGTTAGTGGGTCATGATCCGTTCCGGGCCCATCAGGGTGGTCGGAAGCCAGGTCGATATCACCGGGACATAGGTGATCAGGATCAGGAAGCCCAGCAGGATCAGAAGCCACGGGAAGGCAGCCTTCACGACCTTGAGCAACGGCATGCCGGTAATCCCGGATGTCACAAACAGGTTCAATCCGACCGGCGGCGTGATCATGCCGATTTCCATATTGACCACCATGATGATGCCCAGATGGATCGGATCAATGCCCAACTGCATGGCAATCGGGAACAGGATCGGCGCCATGATCAGAAGGATCGCCGATGGTTCCATGAAGTTGCCGGCAATCAGCAAAACGATGTTGACAACAATCAGGAAGCCCCATGCCGGCAGGCCCCATCCAATGATGGTTTCGGCAATGGTGTGCGGGATACGTTCAGAGGTCAGAACATGGGCAAACAGCATCGCGTTGGCGATGATGAACATCAGCATGATAGTGACTTTACCGGCATCAAGCAGGACGTGACGGACTTCCTTGTCAAACGGGATCAGGACCAGTGCCTTGCCCATTTTCGGAAGGTTGTGCGCCATCAGGCTGCCAATGCCGGTATTGCCGTTTTCAGGCACCCACGAAAGTTCCTTGATCGGGCCCATATCACGGTAAAACAGCACGGCAACAAACATGGCATAGAACGCGGCAACTGCCGCGGCCTCGGTCGGGGTGAAGACCCCGCCATAAATGCCACCCATGATCAGCAGAACCAGCAACAGGCCACCCGATGCCGAAAACAGCGCACCGCCCCATTCACCAAGGGTCGGGCGGGGCTGGCTTGGCAGTTTCTTGATGCGTGCAACGATATAGATCGCAATCATCAACATCAGGCCGACCATGATCCCCGGAATAACGCCAGCAAGGAACATACGACCAACCGAAACCTCGGTCGCGGCGGCGTAAACAACCATCACGATGGATGGCGGGATCAGAATGCCAAGCGTACCGGCATTGCAGATCACACCAGCCGCAAAGCTTTGCGGGTAACCTGCGCGCACCATACCGGCAATTACGATGGAGCCGATGGCAACGACGGTTGCCGGGCTTGAGCCCGAAACAGCCGCAAACAGCATGCAGGCCAGAACCGATGCCATGGCAAGACCACCGGGGAACCAGCCCACGGTATCAATGGCAAAGCGAATCAGACGGCGGGCAACCCCGCCGGTCGACAGGAAGGCCGATGCCAGAATGAAGTAGGGAATGGCAAGAAGGGTGTAGTGCTCCATCCCGCCAAAAAGCTTTTCTGCCAGGGTGGCAAGGCTGTCGTCGCCAAAAAGAAGGATGGTCGAAAGCGACGCAACACCCAGCGAAATGGCAATCGGTGCGCCAAGCGCCATCAAGCCAAACAGCAGGATAAACAGGAATGCGATAGTCATTTGAATGTTCCCCCTGTCCGGCTTACGACTTTGGCGTCGAAGCGGTGGCGGACTTGTCGTCCTCCACGGTGCTTGCGCCAAGCTGATCAATCGCTTCGCGCGCTTCGTCAGCCAGATTGAAGCCAACCTGTTGGCCGGTAATGATGCGCCAGCCAACCTGTGCCAGACGGAATGCCAGCAAAGCGGCACCCACCGGCATGATCAGATAGACGATCCACAGCATGATCGGGCTGTCTTCGGCTTCCATTTCAAGCATGTGGTTGAAGCTGACCAGCTCCCAGCCGCCAATAATCAGCCAGCTTGAATACAGAATGCCTGCTGCGACGACGATCAGACCGATGACGCGCTGGGCATTCTTGGGGAACAGGCGAACGAGGGCGTCCACCCCGATGTGCGACCCAACCTTGACCCCATAGGACATGCCAAACAGGATCAGCCAGGCAAAAAGAAATTCCGTGGTTTCCAAGGCCCAGGTCAGGCCGGAATTGAACACGTAACGCATGACGACGTTTACAAAGGTAAGCGACGTCATAGCGGCGAGCAGGAGGGCAATAATGCCCTCCTCCAGCCGGTTAACGACCGTTGAGATCATCTTGAACGGCCCTTTTCCGATGATGTTGGGAAAAAAGTACGGATC comes from the Thalassospira sp. ER-Se-21-Dark genome and includes:
- a CDS encoding DinB family protein, which gives rise to MARMTFDDYGCVMAKYNTWQNSVLYDLCDQIGDEERRRDRSMFFKSINATLNHLVHIDRRILSIMKTGNAPVYDAHTQVADDFDELRQIRRNLDAEIEAFVAADDRDWQDGYREFTGVDGITRNLPRPLFLVQFFNHQTHHRSQITSELHKMGMDYGITDVPLTPDLGL
- a CDS encoding Bcr/CflA family multidrug efflux MFS transporter, whose amino-acid sequence is MSTPLPSASLDPKKLAILLAALVATAPFAIDTYLPAIPAMARDFGEATHAVEVSVSTFLIGFALGQLIGGPLSDRIGRRPIALVGLVIYIVTSAIITTVDSAFSLNVMRFFQAIGGGFSIVIVGASVRDLFEGKEAARMFALIAVIMMIAPLVAPTIGSLLLAWSTWQSIFVLLIVYGSLMLAIVYLKLPETSLMRRRHPGPVRRVWWTYLEVLRTRKAVGFMLTHAGASAVMFSFVTDSPFMYIDFFGVPQAYFPYLFGANVAVIIICNRLNNPLLKRLECHQILKIGTGIQLVATIGLFIATNVFEPSLWTVVPFIMFSVGLIGLTAPNATASFMQYFPYIGGTATALLGTIQFATGAVAGIVIGHFHDNTLLPLTVSMLGFAIFANLMVHFMADAKQTESPT
- a CDS encoding DinB family protein, which encodes MSKMNFNDYGRCMATYNSWQNGVLFDLCDQIGDVERRLDRNMFFSCIHNTLNHILYVDLRILTVLRTGEAGPFEPTTIVADDFETLKAMRAEVDADITEFVEGTDHSWQDEIRELPFPDGVTRKLPRQLFLVQLFNHQTHHRSQITSELHKMGLDYGNTDVPYTPDLPIS
- a CDS encoding TRAP transporter large permease subunit, whose protein sequence is MTIAFLFILLFGLMALGAPIAISLGVASLSTILLFGDDSLATLAEKLFGGMEHYTLLAIPYFILASAFLSTGGVARRLIRFAIDTVGWFPGGLAMASVLACMLFAAVSGSSPATVVAIGSIVIAGMVRAGYPQSFAAGVICNAGTLGILIPPSIVMVVYAAATEVSVGRMFLAGVIPGIMVGLMLMIAIYIVARIKKLPSQPRPTLGEWGGALFSASGGLLLVLLIMGGIYGGVFTPTEAAAVAAFYAMFVAVLFYRDMGPIKELSWVPENGNTGIGSLMAHNLPKMGKALVLIPFDKEVRHVLLDAGKVTIMLMFIIANAMLFAHVLTSERIPHTIAETIIGWGLPAWGFLIVVNIVLLIAGNFMEPSAILLIMAPILFPIAMQLGIDPIHLGIIMVVNMEIGMITPPVGLNLFVTSGITGMPLLKVVKAAFPWLLILLGFLILITYVPVISTWLPTTLMGPERIMTH
- a CDS encoding TRAP transporter small permease produces the protein MISTVVNRLEEGIIALLLAAMTSLTFVNVVMRYVFNSGLTWALETTEFLFAWLILFGMSYGVKVGSHIGVDALVRLFPKNAQRVIGLIVVAAGILYSSWLIIGGWELVSFNHMLEMEAEDSPIMLWIVYLIMPVGAALLAFRLAQVGWRIITGQQVGFNLADEAREAIDQLGASTVEDDKSATASTPKS